One window of the Leucobacter komagatae genome contains the following:
- a CDS encoding LppP/LprE family lipoprotein, producing the protein MRQRHASAWVAAALGALFIALTPFLAACQSQPEEREDTGATPTPPGLVDTGAGTGESAAITIPQCDAVNPAAEAEQTDFLTSFGRERITAKFGETDRAMFNEFATPGALTAVKSVVQERSCNWVIYLDSVYLYQLTAELPQSAMQPLINDLRGADFAESTRGPATVFTKTIATGDMRGAIGVSHSFVGDVWIVLIENAANSYEQSAVDAILAANPSLARTVTTSCVDHAAKPAIERAAAQLAAAGDHGHDVHRAIELAEHTFDACMPLSWALLPASADRDSTAARVLLFHYGDFVGSDSDTALEGTVTVTRVSKYALRADYQSDAGDAHSTFTWAPETKSVVREGALPPT; encoded by the coding sequence ATGAGACAGCGACACGCGAGTGCGTGGGTCGCCGCCGCCCTGGGCGCCCTCTTCATTGCGCTCACTCCGTTCCTCGCCGCCTGCCAGTCGCAGCCCGAGGAGCGGGAAGACACAGGGGCGACCCCCACGCCGCCCGGGCTCGTCGATACGGGAGCCGGCACCGGCGAGAGTGCCGCGATCACCATCCCGCAGTGCGACGCCGTGAACCCGGCCGCCGAGGCCGAACAGACCGACTTTCTTACGTCGTTCGGGCGCGAGCGCATCACCGCGAAGTTCGGCGAGACCGACAGGGCCATGTTCAACGAGTTCGCGACCCCCGGCGCGCTCACGGCGGTGAAATCGGTTGTGCAAGAGCGCAGCTGCAACTGGGTGATCTACCTCGACAGCGTGTACCTCTACCAGCTCACCGCTGAGCTACCGCAGTCTGCAATGCAGCCACTCATCAACGACCTCCGCGGGGCAGACTTCGCCGAGTCCACTCGCGGCCCCGCCACGGTCTTCACGAAGACCATCGCGACGGGCGATATGCGTGGCGCGATCGGCGTCTCCCACTCGTTCGTGGGCGATGTTTGGATCGTTCTCATCGAGAACGCGGCGAACTCCTACGAGCAATCAGCCGTCGACGCGATCCTCGCCGCGAACCCGAGCCTCGCGCGCACCGTGACGACGTCGTGCGTTGACCACGCTGCGAAGCCGGCGATCGAGCGGGCGGCCGCACAGCTCGCAGCAGCGGGAGATCACGGGCACGATGTCCACCGCGCCATCGAGCTTGCGGAGCACACGTTCGACGCGTGCATGCCGCTGTCGTGGGCGCTCCTGCCCGCGTCAGCGGATCGTGATTCGACGGCTGCCCGGGTGCTCCTGTTCCACTACGGCGACTTCGTGGGCTCAGACTCTGACACCGCGCTTGAGGGCACCGTGACCGTCACCCGGGTCTCAAAGTACGCGCTGCGTGCCGACTACCAGTCGGATGCGGGCGATGCGCACTCGACGTTCACGTGGGCCCCAGAGACGAAGTCGGTCGTGCGCGAGGGCGCGCTCCCGCCCACCTAG